The Fulvivirga ligni genome window below encodes:
- a CDS encoding GAF domain-containing protein has product MKKSIFRKIIPKDLTDLISLLSASMAALVAGLYYITDRPASFQILLFSFILIVPFALNRSNRINEAKLTISVLIPLCVAVLSIYNKALGAANHETLNPVNFFDIRLVIIVSVLVPMITIPLSRKDLLIPAALPSFLIIILFDPLHNLFGAGYENTHLATSEYYFAANLFSIVIYAFIISAFIFQKMKNERSEKSQFIEANNLRRYLQDLTQISQSKSFLQGNLADGYKEIIQTIQQSMQVSMVSIWEFNETNDAISCANLCKEGQIHSNQLSLNKQDFPEYFKAIKFDKIIIADNAATHHATSCFRDNYLKDNNIKSMMDVGFVKEGEICGVICCEVQDKFRTWSLADSIYLKAMSDMLSYLQANKKQISRNEELERRVEERTSELQEKNQQLQEYAYINSHILRAPVSRICGLYNILENDHKNHLDTEILEHFKISVTELDFITKTITEAIVDLSTFNRHRFQ; this is encoded by the coding sequence GTGAAGAAAAGCATCTTTAGGAAAATAATACCGAAAGATTTAACGGACTTAATAAGTTTGCTATCTGCAAGCATGGCTGCTTTGGTAGCTGGCTTATATTACATCACTGATAGGCCTGCTTCTTTTCAGATACTCCTTTTCTCTTTTATCCTCATAGTTCCATTTGCCCTTAATAGGTCAAATAGAATTAATGAAGCTAAATTAACCATAAGCGTACTCATACCACTCTGCGTAGCGGTGTTATCCATTTATAATAAAGCTCTTGGCGCTGCAAATCATGAAACATTAAATCCAGTCAATTTTTTCGATATTCGACTAGTAATTATTGTCAGCGTTTTAGTTCCAATGATTACTATTCCTCTCAGCAGAAAGGACCTACTCATACCAGCGGCACTTCCCTCCTTCCTCATCATCATTCTCTTCGATCCTTTACACAACCTCTTCGGAGCAGGCTATGAGAACACTCATCTAGCTACTTCAGAGTATTACTTTGCTGCAAATCTTTTTTCAATAGTAATTTATGCTTTTATAATCAGCGCATTTATATTTCAGAAAATGAAAAATGAGCGTAGTGAGAAGTCCCAATTTATTGAAGCTAACAATTTAAGAAGATACCTGCAGGACCTGACGCAGATTAGCCAGTCGAAATCCTTTCTTCAAGGCAACCTTGCTGATGGTTATAAGGAAATCATACAGACCATCCAACAATCTATGCAAGTGAGCATGGTAAGCATCTGGGAATTTAATGAAACCAATGATGCTATCTCTTGTGCTAACCTTTGTAAAGAAGGTCAAATACACTCTAATCAACTAAGCCTGAACAAACAAGATTTCCCAGAATACTTTAAGGCTATTAAGTTTGATAAAATAATAATCGCTGACAATGCCGCCACACATCATGCTACCTCCTGCTTTAGAGACAATTATTTAAAAGACAATAACATCAAGTCCATGATGGATGTAGGTTTTGTTAAAGAAGGTGAGATTTGTGGTGTAATATGCTGCGAAGTTCAGGACAAATTCAGAACCTGGAGTCTTGCAGATTCCATTTACTTGAAGGCCATGTCAGACATGCTTTCTTATCTTCAGGCCAATAAGAAACAGATCAGCAGAAATGAAGAGCTAGAAAGAAGAGTTGAAGAGCGAACATCAGAACTGCAGGAGAAGAACCAACAGTTACAGGAATATGCTTATATTAACTCCCACATCCTGAGAGCCCCTGTATCTCGTATATGTGGACTATATAATATCCTTGAAAACGATCACAAAAACCACCTCGACACAGAGATATTAGAGCATTTTAAAATTTCCGTTACAGAATTAGATTTTATCACCAAGACAATCACCGAGGCTATTGTAGATCTCAGCACCTTCAATCGGCATAGATTTCAATAA
- a CDS encoding response regulator — protein sequence MKKKKILLIDDDEAMRWLIKKMLEKHFEVDAFSHVANAMKHMGLYGRPDVIITDIHLPIIDGKDFLSNLKTNGLYADIPIIVISSRQDEETKNQCLEAGAAEYLIKPFDPEKLLEIIINLSDYSSKSKINI from the coding sequence ATGAAAAAAAAGAAAATACTCTTAATCGACGACGACGAGGCAATGAGATGGCTGATAAAAAAAATGCTTGAAAAGCATTTTGAAGTGGATGCTTTCAGTCATGTAGCTAATGCGATGAAACACATGGGCCTTTACGGGCGCCCAGATGTAATTATCACAGATATTCACCTGCCTATAATAGATGGAAAAGACTTTCTATCTAATCTAAAAACAAACGGACTTTACGCGGATATTCCAATCATTGTAATTTCTTCAAGACAAGATGAAGAAACGAAGAACCAATGTCTGGAAGCAGGAGCAGCTGAATACCTGATCAAACCATTTGATCCTGAAAAATTATTGGAGATAATTATTAACTTATCTGATTACAGTAGTAAGTCTAAAATTAATATATGA
- a CDS encoding sugar transferase, which yields MKDEYLTKLEMTSAQDQATEPEANKAYLLFIGACDNLCLDLRLEGYTVKNLECPFDAYNWIKSVDAKELPDVIIVNSDIYIDSLQPYQDIKNGILKDVPMIFLADEFNEEERDLAIKIGAEDYYTDSISARDLSQRIDFLARLKELSQNHGHVVEVGVKPDSSLYNSNSFKIWTMKRAFDVLVSSTILLFISPILLLIAIAVKLDSKGPIFYISKRAGKGYQIFDFYKFRSMRQDADKEVQSMQHLNQYNIEENAVFFKVKDDPRITKLGNFLRTTSLDELPQLFNVLKGDMSLVGNRPLPLYEAEKLTQDQWALRFLAPAGITGLWQITKRGKDDMSVEERVALDIEYAETNSFWTDMKILFSTFPAVIQKNKV from the coding sequence ATGAAAGACGAATACTTAACTAAATTAGAAATGACATCTGCGCAGGACCAGGCTACGGAACCAGAAGCAAACAAAGCTTATTTATTATTCATTGGTGCTTGTGACAATCTTTGCCTTGATTTGCGTTTAGAAGGTTATACAGTAAAAAACCTTGAATGTCCATTCGACGCTTACAACTGGATAAAATCAGTTGATGCTAAAGAATTACCTGATGTAATTATCGTCAATTCAGATATTTACATAGATTCGTTACAGCCTTATCAAGATATCAAAAACGGCATTTTGAAGGATGTGCCAATGATCTTCCTTGCCGATGAATTTAATGAGGAGGAAAGAGACCTAGCTATAAAGATTGGTGCCGAAGATTATTATACAGATAGTATAAGTGCCAGAGATCTTAGCCAAAGGATAGATTTCCTGGCGAGATTGAAAGAGCTATCTCAAAATCATGGTCATGTAGTGGAAGTTGGCGTAAAACCAGACTCCTCTTTATACAATTCAAACTCGTTTAAAATATGGACGATGAAGCGCGCATTTGATGTGCTTGTTTCAAGTACCATATTATTATTTATTAGCCCTATACTTTTACTTATAGCTATAGCAGTTAAGTTGGATTCCAAAGGTCCAATTTTCTATATATCGAAAAGAGCAGGTAAGGGATATCAGATATTCGATTTCTATAAGTTCAGAAGCATGCGTCAAGATGCGGATAAAGAAGTGCAGAGCATGCAGCACTTGAATCAATATAATATTGAAGAGAACGCTGTTTTCTTTAAAGTGAAAGATGACCCTCGAATAACCAAGTTAGGAAACTTCCTAAGAACTACTAGTTTAGATGAATTACCTCAGTTGTTTAACGTACTAAAGGGCGACATGTCTCTTGTAGGTAACCGTCCACTGCCTTTGTATGAAGCTGAAAAACTAACTCAGGATCAATGGGCGCTAAGATTCTTAGCTCCTGCTGGTATAACTGGTTTGTGGCAAATTACAAAAAGAGGAAAAGATGATATGTCTGTTGAAGAAAGAGTAGCTCTTGATATAGAGTATGCAGAGACTAACTCATTCTGGACAGATATGAAAATCTTATTTAGCACATTCCCAGCTGTAATTCAAAAGAACAAAGTTTAG
- a CDS encoding glycosyltransferase family 2 protein, which produces MSSQENNNILVSIITVDYNGHEMTFEFLKSINQYLSDPEKIEIIIVDNGSKKDYSKEFKELNSTVKVIRSEENLGFSGGNNLGIKEAKGEFLFFVNNDTEFTEGLVDTLIDTLRKHPDVGAVSPKIKFYDTPEILQYAGFAPFNFYTGRTRAIGSLEKDNNHIPSGYTNSLHGAAMMVKREVIDNVGFMPEMFFLYYEEWDWCHQIKTHGYKLYYEAGASIFHKESMSTGKNSPLKTYYITRNRILFVRRNATFWQKWFFTVYLISVAIPKNTLEFILDKNISNLKSFYKGVFWNLNNRKLVS; this is translated from the coding sequence ATGTCATCACAAGAAAATAACAATATATTAGTTTCAATTATTACTGTCGACTATAACGGTCATGAAATGACCTTTGAGTTTTTAAAGTCTATTAATCAGTATCTCTCCGATCCTGAAAAAATTGAGATTATTATTGTTGACAATGGCTCTAAAAAAGACTACTCAAAAGAATTTAAAGAATTAAATTCCACTGTAAAGGTCATAAGAAGTGAAGAGAATCTCGGCTTCTCAGGTGGCAACAATTTAGGTATTAAAGAGGCCAAAGGTGAATTTCTTTTCTTTGTAAATAATGACACAGAGTTCACAGAAGGTCTTGTTGATACCCTTATAGATACCCTGAGGAAACATCCTGACGTAGGAGCTGTAAGTCCGAAGATCAAATTTTATGACACTCCCGAAATTTTGCAGTATGCCGGATTTGCGCCGTTCAATTTCTACACTGGTAGAACTAGAGCCATTGGGAGTTTAGAAAAAGACAATAACCACATACCATCAGGATACACTAATAGCCTTCATGGTGCAGCAATGATGGTTAAAAGAGAAGTTATTGATAATGTGGGTTTTATGCCTGAAATGTTTTTCTTATATTACGAAGAGTGGGACTGGTGCCATCAGATTAAAACTCATGGCTACAAATTATATTATGAGGCGGGTGCTAGCATTTTTCATAAAGAAAGTATGTCTACAGGTAAGAATAGTCCACTAAAAACTTATTATATTACGAGAAATAGAATTTTATTTGTAAGAAGAAACGCCACATTTTGGCAAAAATGGTTTTTTACTGTCTATCTTATTTCAGTAGCTATACCAAAAAATACATTAGAATTTATCCTGGACAAGAACATATCGAACCTGAAATCCTTTTATAAAGGAGTGTTTTGGAATCTGAACAATCGAAAACTAGTCAGTTAA